From the Kogia breviceps isolate mKogBre1 chromosome 15, mKogBre1 haplotype 1, whole genome shotgun sequence genome, one window contains:
- the ZNF10 gene encoding zinc finger protein 10 isoform X11, with product MEAELLTARSHTLVTFKDILVNFTREEWKLLDPAQQLMYKDVMLENYRNLMSLGHQLPKPEVILQLEKGEEPWLVERGIHQETHSDLETAVEVKSSTSSKSISKDKHSCDVKMKTMAKTDLWYLSLEEVWTREGQLDRPQDSQERHLRQVAFTQKKALHQERVCENGKYGGNCLLPAQLVLREYFHKHDSHPKSLKHNLVFSGHQESYASNSNDSGQTFCQNIHLLQFARTQAGDKSYRCPNNNSLTHGTSLGVSKGTHREKPYECKECGKFFSWRSNLTRHRLIHTGEKPYECKECGKSFSRSSHLIGHQKTHTGEEPYECKECGKSFSWFSHLVTHQRTHTGDKLYTCNQCGKSFVHSSRLIRHQRTHTGEKPYECAECGKSFRQSTHLILHQRTHVRVRPYECSDCGKSYSQRSHLVVHHRTHTGLKPFECKDCGKCFSRSSHLFSHQRTHTGEKPYACHDCGKSFSQSSALIVHQRIHTGEKPYECCQCGKAFIRKNDLIKHQRVHVGEETYKCNQCGIIFSQNSPRIVYQIAHTGEQFLTCNQCGTALINNPNLIRYQTSHIRENAY from the exons ATGGAGGCCGAGTTGCTAACTGCCCGGTCCCAC ACACTGGTGACCTTCAAGGACATACTTGTGAACTTCACGAGGGAGGAGTGGAAGCTGCTGGACCCTGCTCAGCAGCTCATGTACAAAgatgtgatgctggagaactaCAGAAACCTGATGTCCTTGG GGCATCAGCTTCCCAAGCCAGAGGTGATCCTGCAgttggagaagggggaggagccGTGGCTGGTGGAGAGAGGAATTCACCAAGAGACCCATTCAG atttGGAGACCGCAGTTGAAGTTAAATCATCAACTTCCAGTAAGAGCATTTCTAAAGATAAGCACTCCTGTgatgttaaaatgaaaactatggcAAAGACTGATCTCTGGTATTTGTCATTGGAAGAAGTCTGGACACGTGAAGGTCAGTTGGACAGGCCCCAGGACAGCCAGGAGAGACATCTGAGGCAAGTGGCATTCACCCAAAAGAAAGCACTTCATCAGGAGAGAGTCTGTGAAAATGGGAAATACGGGGGAAACTGTCTTCTTCCTGCTCAGCTAGTCCTGCGAGAGTATTTCCATAAACATGACTCACATCCTAAAAGTTTAAAACATAATTTGGTTTTCAGTGGTCATCAGGAAAGTTATGCAAGCAACAGTAATGACTCTGGTCAAACCTTCTGTCAAAACATTCACCTTCTTCAATTTGCAAGAACTCAAGCAGGAGATAAATCGTACAGATGTCCTAATAACAACTCTCTTACTCATGGTACATCCCTTGGTGTATCAAAGGGTACGCAtagagagaaaccctatgaatgtaaggaatgtggaaaaTTCTTCAGCTGGCGCTCTAATCTTACCAGGCACCGGCTTATTCATActggagaaaaaccctatgaatgtaaagaatgtggaaaaTCTTTCAGCCGGAGTTCACACCTCATTGGACATCAGAAGACTCATACTGGTGAGgaaccctatgaatgtaaagaatgtgggaAGTCCTTCAGCTGGTTCTCTCACCTTGTTACCCATCAGAGGACTCACACAGGAGACAAACTGTACACATGTAATCAATGTGGAAAGTCTTTTGTTCACAGCTCCAGGCTTATTCGGCACCAGAgaactcatactggagagaaaccttatgagTGTGCCGAATGTGGGAAGTCTTTCAGACAGAGCACACATCTCATTCTGCACCAGAGAACCCATGTTAGGGTGCGGCCCTACGAATGCAGTGACTGCGGGAAGTCTTACAGCCAGAGGTCTCACCTTGTCGTCCATCATAGAACTCACACTGGGCTGAAACCCTTTGAGTGCAAAGATTGTGGAAAATGCTTTAGTCGAAGCTCTCACCTTTTCTCGCATCAGAGAACCCATACTGGGGAGAAACCATATGCATGCCATGACTGTGGAAAATCCTTCAGCCAGAGTTCTGCCCTCATTGTGcaccagagaattcatactggagagaaaccatatgaatGCTGTcagtgtgggaaagccttcattCGGAAGAATGACCTTATTAAGCACCAGAGGGTTCATGTTGGAGAAGAGACCTATAAATGTAATCAGTGTGGGATCATCTTCAGCCAGAACTCTCCACGTATAGTATATCAAATAGCTCACACCGGAGAGCAGTTCCTAACATGTAATCAGTGTGGGACAGCACTTATTAATAACCCTAACCTTATTAGATACCAGACAAGTCATATTAGAGAAAATGCATATTAA